The following proteins are encoded in a genomic region of Fervidobacterium pennivorans DSM 9078:
- the fliJ gene encoding flagellar export protein FliJ, protein MSFRLEKLLSLRQKEEEALKNELSRIRAEIRKLEEEIEQVSNSKKITEEQLRSGVQTGAQVAFLIYLVQMYDEHLKKLKLKLSNIRKIEEETLRAYLEKRTERRSFEKLKERYVRAQLLEADRKERKIIDEVALQKYIKSLEGR, encoded by the coding sequence TTGTCATTCCGCCTTGAAAAGTTACTGTCACTAAGGCAAAAGGAAGAAGAAGCTTTAAAAAATGAGCTTAGCAGAATCAGGGCAGAAATAAGAAAGTTAGAAGAAGAGATAGAACAGGTCAGCAACTCGAAAAAAATCACAGAAGAGCAACTGCGCAGTGGTGTTCAAACCGGTGCGCAGGTTGCTTTTTTAATCTACCTTGTTCAAATGTACGATGAACATTTGAAAAAGCTTAAGCTGAAACTGAGTAACATTCGTAAGATAGAGGAAGAAACCTTAAGAGCTTATCTTGAAAAACGAACCGAGCGCAGAAGTTTCGAAAAGCTCAAGGAAAGATATGTCAGAGCGCAGTTGCTGGAAGCTGACAGAAAAGAAAGAAAAATAATAGATGAAGTGGCTCTACAAAAGTACATAAAAAGTTTAGAAGGGCGTTGA
- a CDS encoding YdcF family protein → MASSTWFVNLFSKVLYIPDTKDKGDYIVVLGGGIDEYSGSVEVGKHTLRRLYKGYLLYKSKPRKIVVTGGVVSKGIPEAFVMKDVLISFGVPEEDVIVEDKARNTFQNAQYTHSIIGDRPITLVTSVTHMKRSLLSFRKFFKEVYHIQSDVPLDFRNAFLDYIPTYRAFYTFCNIVYELVGILQYAIFKS, encoded by the coding sequence ATGGCTTCCTCAACCTGGTTCGTGAATTTGTTTTCTAAGGTTCTATACATTCCAGATACAAAAGACAAAGGGGATTACATCGTTGTTCTTGGTGGAGGAATTGATGAATACTCTGGAAGTGTTGAGGTAGGGAAACACACACTTAGGAGGTTGTATAAGGGGTATTTACTTTACAAGTCAAAACCAAGAAAGATTGTTGTTACGGGTGGAGTGGTTTCAAAAGGTATTCCGGAAGCTTTTGTTATGAAAGATGTGTTAATCTCATTTGGTGTACCTGAGGAAGATGTTATTGTTGAAGATAAAGCAAGGAACACCTTCCAAAACGCACAGTATACTCATAGTATAATTGGAGACAGACCTATTACTCTTGTGACGAGTGTAACACATATGAAGAGAAGTTTGCTGTCGTTCAGGAAATTTTTCAAGGAAGTTTACCATATCCAAAGCGACGTGCCTCTTGATTTTCGAAATGCCTTTCTTGATTACATACCCACATACAGAGCCTTTTATACTTTTTGCAATATAGTGTATGAGTTGGTTGGGATTCTTCAGTATGCGATTTTTAAGAGCTAA
- a CDS encoding rhomboid family intramembrane serine protease: MFPLYDTIPSLRKPVVNYMIVITNILVFLYELTLFWDPELLQEFFYTFGFVPERMFYAFPVLQIFTHMFVHGGWSHIIGNMWFLKIFGDNVEDAMGHFKFFLFYITGGIFALFFHVIFNPFSPYPLVGASGAISAVMGAYFILFYYSRIVSLVFFILPFIVEIPAVIYLFVWFLLQVLNGMLADVTGTGVAYWAHAGGFIYGVLVGMRIRKKRYWY; encoded by the coding sequence ATGTTTCCACTTTACGATACAATACCAAGTTTGAGAAAACCTGTTGTGAATTATATGATTGTGATAACCAATATCCTTGTTTTTCTCTATGAATTAACATTATTTTGGGATCCAGAACTTCTCCAGGAATTTTTCTACACGTTCGGATTTGTTCCAGAGCGTATGTTCTATGCATTCCCTGTCTTACAGATTTTCACACATATGTTTGTCCATGGTGGGTGGTCGCATATAATCGGTAATATGTGGTTTTTGAAGATATTTGGCGACAACGTCGAAGATGCCATGGGGCATTTTAAATTCTTTCTGTTTTACATAACGGGTGGAATTTTTGCTTTGTTTTTCCATGTAATATTTAACCCGTTCTCCCCTTATCCATTGGTGGGTGCTTCTGGTGCAATATCCGCAGTTATGGGTGCTTATTTCATTTTGTTCTACTATTCACGCATAGTTTCTCTTGTCTTTTTCATCCTTCCATTTATCGTGGAAATTCCCGCGGTGATTTACTTATTTGTCTGGTTCTTACTGCAAGTATTGAACGGTATGTTAGCTGATGTCACAGGAACAGGTGTTGCCTACTGGGCACACGCTGGAGGTTTTATCTACGGCGTTCTTGTTGGAATGAGAATCAGGAAGAAAAGGTACTGGTATTGA
- a CDS encoding asparaginase, translated as MISGNWMTKRKKKIIIISTGGTIAMVKKGRTVVPYDKGNALVTDIPELYDITDVELYEFSNIPSPYMTPKLMFELARKIDEFLEEKGYDGAVVTHGTDTLEETAYFLDLVLKTEKPVVLTASMRNISELSTDGPRNVLSSVLVASCDDSYGMGVVVCLNDEIHAAREVTKTYTSNVATFDSPGYGPLGLVDENNVIYFRKSLTREKIPTDRVEERVAVVKTFTGDDGTILRTVYEMGYKGIVLEGFGRGNVPPELADVVEEIVKKGIPVVITSRCFKGRVYPIYGYTGGGADLRRRGAILSEHPLAQKARIKLMVVLGITNDIEEIRKYFEKHIGGVVSEVEH; from the coding sequence ATGATTTCTGGTAATTGGATGACCAAAAGAAAAAAGAAGATAATTATTATAAGCACAGGTGGAACAATAGCAATGGTGAAAAAAGGTAGGACTGTTGTTCCGTATGACAAGGGGAATGCACTTGTTACAGACATACCCGAACTTTACGATATCACCGATGTGGAGCTTTACGAATTCTCTAATATTCCAAGTCCTTACATGACTCCAAAGTTGATGTTTGAACTTGCAAGAAAGATAGATGAATTTTTAGAAGAAAAAGGATACGACGGAGCTGTCGTGACGCACGGAACTGACACATTGGAAGAGACAGCTTACTTTCTTGACCTCGTGTTGAAGACGGAAAAGCCCGTTGTCTTGACAGCGTCAATGAGGAACATCAGTGAGCTTAGCACGGACGGTCCACGAAATGTACTTTCATCTGTACTTGTTGCTTCTTGTGATGATAGCTACGGAATGGGGGTTGTTGTGTGTTTGAATGACGAAATACATGCGGCGAGGGAAGTGACAAAGACATATACGAGTAATGTGGCAACGTTTGATTCTCCAGGTTACGGTCCACTTGGCTTGGTGGATGAGAACAATGTGATATACTTTAGAAAATCACTGACAAGAGAGAAGATACCGACCGATAGAGTAGAGGAAAGGGTAGCTGTTGTTAAGACTTTTACAGGTGATGATGGCACAATTTTGCGTACTGTATATGAAATGGGTTACAAAGGGATTGTATTGGAGGGTTTTGGACGCGGTAACGTTCCACCAGAACTTGCTGATGTGGTTGAAGAGATTGTAAAAAAGGGAATTCCTGTGGTAATTACATCGCGATGTTTCAAAGGAAGGGTGTATCCAATATACGGATACACAGGTGGTGGCGCTGATTTGAGAAGACGAGGTGCTATACTCAGTGAACACCCACTTGCTCAGAAGGCAAGAATTAAACTGATGGTTGTCCTTGGAATTACGAACGATATAGAGGAAATAAGGAAATACTTTGAAAAGCACATAGGAGGGGTGGTAAGTGAAGTTGAGCATTAG
- a CDS encoding AI-2E family transporter, with protein sequence MKLSIRQQALLIVLLYAAIFFIAFAISKTLLYVFVFSLISILVVNFIYKNLLKIKIPHPISVTLSLIIYFGVLVYAFVNIIPLVVNQIGSFYEFMKKILDSKYWENYLVDNPELSKVIGNLADWASPRISELFNNFLLDFAKKLPGIGVIIFYSILFTVYVTIYTKWTTKSLPGLFPKRVRPLIEDFLTKLGNSLQSYVDVILLGALIVGVSFYFLFTIFLPEYTILLSFWGFITNFIPIVGVVIEWIPILIVTLGLGFKNFLIVNSIVAIVHLGAFLFFIFIMKHKADINPVLMLIFIFLVGLVYGLVGTFFAVPVAIFFVTLWNEFIKSELDETRI encoded by the coding sequence GTGAAGTTGAGCATTAGACAACAAGCACTTCTCATAGTGCTTTTGTATGCTGCGATATTTTTCATAGCATTTGCAATTTCAAAAACATTGTTATACGTCTTCGTTTTTTCGCTGATATCCATATTAGTGGTAAATTTCATCTACAAAAATTTGCTGAAGATAAAAATCCCGCATCCTATCTCTGTGACTTTATCACTGATTATATATTTTGGAGTGTTAGTCTACGCATTTGTCAACATCATACCCTTAGTTGTTAACCAAATAGGCTCTTTCTATGAGTTCATGAAGAAGATTCTAGATTCAAAATATTGGGAAAATTACTTGGTTGACAATCCAGAACTGTCCAAAGTTATAGGTAACTTAGCTGACTGGGCAAGCCCAAGGATTTCAGAGCTGTTCAACAATTTCCTTTTGGATTTTGCTAAGAAACTTCCCGGTATTGGCGTTATTATTTTTTATAGCATACTCTTCACAGTCTACGTAACGATATACACTAAATGGACAACAAAATCACTACCAGGACTTTTCCCCAAGCGAGTTAGACCTCTGATAGAGGATTTCCTTACAAAATTGGGAAATTCTTTGCAAAGTTATGTTGATGTGATTCTTCTTGGAGCACTTATCGTAGGCGTGAGTTTCTATTTCCTTTTCACGATTTTCCTTCCAGAGTATACAATCCTACTTTCCTTTTGGGGATTCATAACTAATTTTATACCAATAGTCGGGGTTGTTATTGAGTGGATACCTATTCTGATAGTTACACTGGGATTGGGTTTCAAGAACTTTTTGATAGTGAATTCAATCGTTGCTATAGTTCATTTAGGTGCGTTTTTGTTCTTCATCTTTATCATGAAACACAAAGCTGATATCAACCCGGTTTTGATGTTGATATTCATCTTCTTAGTAGGGTTGGTCTACGGATTAGTTGGAACATTCTTCGCTGTGCCTGTTGCCATATTTTTTGTGACATTGTGGAACGAATTTATCAAAAGCGAGTTGGATGAAACAAGAATTTGA
- the panB gene encoding 3-methyl-2-oxobutanoate hydroxymethyltransferase, which yields MGAVNTRKIIDMKGKEPIVMVTAYDYPTAKIASEAGVDIILVGDSLGNVVLGYDSTIPVSMEEMLMHIKAVRRGAPEAFIVGDMPFLSYEVSIEKAVENAGLMLKAGANAIKLEGGEEYADTIRQIIRAGIPVMGHLGFTPQSVNLLGGHRVQGKTNESKEKLLRDAKALEEAGCFAIVLELVVESVAKKITESINIPTIGIGAGRFCDGQVLVFHDIVGLSQMNLKFVKRYANTYEIMLDAIKKYREEVKSKLFPEEKHIFE from the coding sequence ATGGGAGCAGTTAACACGAGGAAGATTATAGATATGAAGGGCAAAGAACCTATTGTTATGGTAACAGCTTACGACTACCCAACTGCAAAGATAGCATCAGAAGCTGGTGTTGATATCATCTTAGTTGGTGATTCCCTGGGAAACGTTGTGCTTGGTTACGATTCCACAATACCTGTGAGTATGGAAGAAATGCTAATGCACATCAAGGCTGTTCGAAGAGGTGCTCCTGAAGCATTTATCGTTGGGGATATGCCATTTTTATCCTATGAGGTTAGCATCGAAAAAGCTGTTGAAAATGCAGGACTCATGCTTAAAGCCGGTGCAAACGCAATAAAACTCGAGGGTGGAGAAGAATACGCAGACACAATAAGACAAATTATCCGTGCTGGAATACCAGTCATGGGACATCTTGGTTTTACTCCCCAGTCGGTTAATCTACTCGGTGGTCACAGAGTACAAGGTAAGACAAACGAAAGCAAAGAAAAGCTCTTGAGAGATGCAAAAGCTTTGGAAGAAGCTGGATGTTTTGCAATCGTTCTTGAGCTCGTTGTTGAGAGCGTGGCAAAAAAGATAACGGAAAGCATAAATATACCAACCATAGGAATTGGAGCTGGAAGATTTTGCGACGGACAAGTTCTTGTATTCCATGACATCGTAGGTCTATCTCAAATGAATTTGAAATTCGTAAAAAGATACGCAAACACTTACGAGATAATGTTAGATGCTATTAAAAAATATAGGGAAGAGGTTAAATCTAAACTATTCCCTGAAGAAAAACACATATTTGAATAA
- a CDS encoding M3 family oligoendopeptidase has product MRWVLTNIYSSFESEDFKSDLVKFEKELSEFLTWMDEELQSTERVEEKLEYVINKLNELSLLGGKLYSFASLTLSADANNETAAKYLDIIRSKFVDLSIARTKFRKFLKQVEIENLENTSSEVIKSHMFVIKEQKMLSKYMLSENEERIINMMRLTGGNAWNNLYEKTTSNLTCEMEIDGEKKKLPLMKVRNLAYDKSPDVRKKAYESELRACESVADVVAQCLNSIKGEFLTEVKLRGYSSPLEPMLFENRITEQTFSAMMDAVRESMPKLREYLKKKAKMLGYDKGLPWYDLFAPLGGYERKWSYEEARRFIVDNLSTFSKELGDFIDDAFEKSWIDAETRPGKRGGAFCASIKALKESRILMSFDGTLDNVLTLAHELGHAFHNYCLKDETPLNSTTPATLAETASIFNETLLLNMIKKDAKSSEEKLALLDKELSDAVQIIIDIYSRFLFEKTVFEKRISGPLSVKELKEIMITAQKQSYGDGLNEEILHPFMWLVKPHYYSPTFHFYNFPYTFGMLFALGVYAKRDEPGFFETYKKLLASTGKGTAEEVAASVGIDITRKEFWQSSLKVIEEAIEEFLKI; this is encoded by the coding sequence ATGAGATGGGTTTTGACAAATATCTATTCTTCATTTGAATCAGAAGATTTCAAGTCTGATTTAGTAAAGTTTGAAAAGGAGCTTTCAGAATTTCTAACGTGGATGGATGAGGAACTTCAATCAACAGAAAGAGTTGAGGAAAAGTTAGAGTACGTTATCAACAAACTTAACGAACTTTCCTTGCTTGGAGGGAAGTTGTACAGTTTCGCCAGCTTGACACTAAGTGCGGATGCGAACAACGAAACAGCAGCAAAGTATCTTGACATTATAAGAAGTAAATTTGTAGACCTTTCAATCGCAAGGACAAAGTTTAGGAAGTTTTTGAAGCAGGTAGAAATTGAAAACCTCGAAAATACCTCTTCAGAGGTTATTAAATCGCACATGTTTGTGATTAAAGAACAAAAAATGTTGTCAAAATACATGCTTTCTGAAAATGAAGAGAGAATCATCAATATGATGAGACTAACAGGTGGAAACGCATGGAATAACTTATATGAAAAAACAACATCAAATCTAACCTGCGAAATGGAAATAGACGGCGAAAAGAAAAAATTGCCTTTAATGAAAGTTAGAAATTTGGCGTACGATAAATCTCCAGATGTTAGAAAGAAGGCGTATGAATCAGAACTCAGGGCATGCGAAAGTGTTGCTGATGTTGTGGCACAGTGTCTAAACAGTATAAAGGGTGAGTTTTTGACTGAGGTGAAACTCAGGGGATATTCATCACCTCTGGAACCTATGCTTTTTGAGAATAGAATAACTGAGCAGACATTCAGCGCTATGATGGATGCTGTTAGAGAAAGTATGCCAAAACTGAGAGAATACCTAAAAAAGAAGGCAAAAATGCTTGGATACGATAAAGGTTTACCTTGGTATGACTTATTCGCACCACTTGGTGGATACGAACGAAAATGGAGTTATGAAGAAGCTAGAAGATTCATAGTGGATAATCTCTCAACATTTTCAAAAGAGCTTGGAGACTTCATAGATGATGCTTTTGAAAAAAGCTGGATTGATGCAGAGACAAGACCAGGAAAACGTGGAGGAGCGTTTTGTGCATCAATAAAAGCACTTAAAGAATCAAGGATACTCATGAGTTTTGACGGAACTTTGGATAATGTTCTTACACTTGCCCACGAGCTTGGGCATGCTTTCCATAACTATTGTCTGAAAGATGAAACACCTTTGAACAGTACTACCCCCGCTACTTTGGCTGAGACGGCATCGATTTTCAATGAGACGTTGCTTCTGAACATGATAAAGAAAGATGCGAAAAGTAGTGAAGAAAAGCTTGCACTTTTGGATAAAGAACTATCCGATGCAGTCCAGATAATAATAGACATATACAGCCGGTTCTTGTTCGAAAAGACAGTCTTTGAAAAACGCATATCAGGTCCTCTTAGTGTAAAAGAGCTTAAAGAGATTATGATAACTGCTCAAAAACAATCCTACGGTGATGGACTAAACGAAGAGATTCTTCATCCGTTCATGTGGCTTGTAAAACCGCACTATTATTCTCCAACATTCCACTTCTACAATTTTCCATACACGTTTGGTATGCTCTTTGCATTGGGTGTTTATGCCAAACGCGATGAACCAGGTTTCTTTGAAACTTACAAAAAGCTCCTTGCTTCCACAGGTAAGGGCACGGCAGAAGAAGTTGCAGCCAGCGTAGGGATAGATATAACCAGAAAAGAATTTTGGCAGTCTTCTCTGAAAGTGATAGAAGAGGCTATAGAAGAGTTCTTAAAGATTTAG
- a CDS encoding aldose epimerase family protein, with product MNNTSVYGSVEQSLFGHTQEGIPVHEYTLINKHGLMMKVLSLGGIVRELWVPDKNGRFVDVVLGFNSVEEYERNPGYLGAIIGRFANRIDNGRFQIDGVTYQLALNDGGGKRPNALHGGVKGFDKRVWKTFAEVTPEGPKVILKLRGHDGEEGYPGNLDVTVIYTLTNENEWKIEYFATADKPTIVNLTQHTYFNLNGGGKIYNHCVLIRAEKYTPVNENLIPTGEIAPVEGTSYDLRKQISIKEAIARLRNEYPNLKGFDINYVLSENHENIERFAGSVYSEVTGVRMEVYTTQPGLQFYTGNYLQGFQGKYCQIYDEHTGFCLETQHFPNSPNHENFPKTVLRPGDIYHYVTRFKFLIG from the coding sequence TTGAACAACACAAGTGTTTACGGCTCAGTTGAACAAAGCCTGTTCGGACATACGCAAGAGGGTATACCTGTTCACGAATACACACTAATTAATAAACACGGTTTAATGATGAAAGTCCTTTCGTTGGGTGGCATTGTTCGTGAGTTATGGGTACCGGATAAAAACGGAAGGTTTGTTGACGTTGTACTTGGGTTCAACAGTGTTGAGGAATACGAACGCAATCCGGGATACCTCGGGGCTATTATTGGTCGGTTTGCAAACCGAATTGATAATGGAAGATTCCAAATTGATGGGGTTACCTATCAACTGGCATTAAACGACGGTGGTGGGAAAAGACCCAACGCGTTGCATGGAGGTGTGAAGGGTTTTGACAAGAGGGTTTGGAAAACCTTTGCTGAAGTAACTCCGGAAGGTCCGAAGGTTATCTTGAAACTCCGCGGTCACGATGGAGAAGAAGGTTATCCTGGAAATCTGGACGTAACAGTTATTTACACTTTAACTAACGAGAACGAATGGAAAATAGAGTATTTTGCAACGGCTGACAAACCTACGATCGTAAATTTAACGCAGCATACATACTTCAACCTAAATGGTGGTGGTAAAATCTACAATCATTGCGTTCTAATAAGAGCAGAAAAATATACCCCAGTTAATGAGAATTTAATTCCAACAGGAGAAATTGCACCAGTTGAAGGCACATCCTACGATTTGCGAAAGCAAATAAGTATAAAAGAAGCTATCGCTCGGCTAAGGAATGAATATCCAAACCTGAAAGGATTTGACATTAACTATGTGCTTTCGGAAAACCACGAAAACATTGAAAGATTTGCAGGAAGCGTATACAGTGAAGTGACCGGAGTAAGAATGGAGGTCTACACAACTCAGCCTGGGTTGCAGTTTTACACGGGAAATTACTTACAGGGGTTCCAAGGAAAATATTGTCAAATCTACGATGAGCATACGGGTTTCTGTCTTGAGACTCAGCATTTTCCGAATTCACCAAACCATGAAAACTTTCCAAAAACAGTGTTAAGACCAGGGGATATATACCACTACGTAACACGTTTCAAGTTCTTGATAGGCTAA
- a CDS encoding TldD/PmbA family protein, protein MTFEQFKDKIFALAKAHGVEAQLSYSQNKNFQVRYQNGTMDQYTDAGKFKITLQLLKDGKLGMSYTETLDDPEKVFEDALSNIAIIDSEDVEYFYDGKGEYPKIEPYDGSFEKLSVKERLSYVEKAHEEIRKSSDIINDMAVYGQQMNEMRLANTLGLDLSYTNGGGFMYAMAVAKDVSPRSAVEFAIGRKPEAIDPILVGSKARDEALALVGSKSVKSGKYRVILRNDVFSDILGMLISMISAENAQKNLSPLKGKIGEKIGSDILTVKDLPYHPLSISCAPFDTQGVPTKEKTIIENGVFKTFLHNLKTAKKEGVEPTGNAMGTGIQPINLYVEPGNKSFDELLKSLDDGLVIIEVEGMHSGANPISGNFSLGAKAFRVEGGRITHGVEQITISGNFLEMLGNIEDIGNDIRAFMGIITPSVLISNLDIAGNA, encoded by the coding sequence ATGACATTTGAACAATTCAAAGATAAAATATTTGCACTTGCAAAAGCACATGGTGTGGAAGCACAGTTAAGTTACTCTCAAAACAAAAACTTCCAGGTTAGGTATCAAAATGGCACGATGGACCAATACACAGACGCCGGTAAATTCAAAATCACTCTACAACTTTTGAAAGATGGAAAGCTGGGAATGTCTTATACAGAAACTCTGGACGACCCCGAAAAGGTTTTTGAAGATGCACTGAGCAATATCGCAATAATCGATAGTGAAGATGTAGAGTATTTTTACGATGGTAAAGGTGAATATCCAAAGATTGAACCGTACGATGGTAGTTTTGAAAAACTCTCTGTGAAAGAAAGGTTATCTTACGTTGAGAAAGCTCATGAAGAAATTAGGAAAAGCTCGGATATAATAAACGATATGGCGGTCTATGGGCAACAGATGAACGAAATGAGATTAGCCAACACACTTGGACTTGATTTGTCCTACACAAACGGTGGAGGCTTCATGTACGCGATGGCAGTTGCAAAAGATGTATCACCGAGGTCAGCGGTAGAATTTGCTATTGGAAGAAAACCGGAAGCAATCGATCCTATCCTCGTTGGTTCAAAAGCCCGTGACGAAGCTCTTGCACTCGTTGGGTCGAAATCTGTTAAAAGTGGAAAGTATCGAGTAATTCTTAGAAACGATGTTTTTTCAGATATCTTAGGAATGCTCATTTCTATGATTAGTGCTGAGAACGCACAGAAGAACTTATCACCTTTGAAAGGGAAGATTGGAGAAAAGATAGGTAGTGACATTCTGACAGTCAAGGATTTGCCGTATCATCCATTGAGCATAAGCTGTGCGCCTTTTGATACACAAGGCGTTCCGACGAAAGAGAAAACAATCATCGAAAATGGTGTCTTCAAAACGTTCCTGCATAATCTAAAGACCGCGAAAAAAGAAGGTGTTGAACCAACCGGAAATGCTATGGGAACAGGTATTCAACCAATCAACCTCTATGTTGAGCCCGGTAACAAGTCGTTTGACGAATTACTCAAATCCTTGGACGATGGACTTGTAATCATTGAGGTTGAAGGCATGCACTCGGGAGCTAATCCAATATCCGGTAACTTCTCACTGGGTGCTAAGGCGTTCAGAGTTGAAGGTGGTCGAATCACGCATGGAGTTGAGCAGATAACAATCTCTGGAAACTTTTTAGAAATGCTTGGTAATATTGAAGATATTGGAAATGATATACGCGCGTTTATGGGAATAATAACACCTTCAGTTTTAATCAGTAACCTTGATATAGCAGGGAATGCGTAA
- a CDS encoding TldD/PmbA family protein, whose product MLDRFDKPFVEEILATVLRYGGDFAEVFVEDRYSTNIELKNGKVELAQTGRMFGIGIRGFLGDKAIYAYTNDLSKDNILAVAKRVGEALGEVKFKDFSIDLRKKELENKHFVLWKPEQVRKETKVGYMKRAYEAAKKYSPTIAQVVVRYWDYDQNVLITNTEGVFVTDNRVRTRLMINAVAVKDGQMESGFYGPGAAMGPEFLERIDVEQAGVRAARIAVRMVDAQPAPAGKMTVVISNEFGGVIFHEAVGHALEASSVARGMSVFAGKLGQQVAAECVSAVDDATIPNAWGSANIDDEGTPTQRIVLIENGILKGYMIDKLGSRRMGMPSTGSGRRQDYTFAPTSRMSNTFILPGDYHPEEIIASVEYGLYAKTMGGGSVNPATGEFNFAVNEGYLIENGKITKPVKGATLIGKGYEIIQKIEMVGNDVARGQGMCGSYSGSIPADVGQPTIKVREIIVGGRNA is encoded by the coding sequence GTGTTGGACAGATTTGACAAACCATTTGTTGAAGAGATTTTGGCAACGGTTCTCAGATACGGGGGGGATTTTGCAGAAGTCTTTGTAGAAGATAGGTATTCTACGAACATCGAATTAAAAAATGGCAAAGTAGAGCTGGCACAAACGGGTAGAATGTTCGGAATTGGTATAAGGGGATTTCTCGGGGATAAGGCAATATACGCATACACAAACGACCTATCGAAAGATAACATCCTCGCTGTTGCCAAGAGAGTAGGGGAAGCTCTTGGTGAGGTTAAATTCAAGGATTTCTCCATCGATTTGAGAAAGAAAGAGTTAGAAAACAAGCATTTTGTTTTGTGGAAACCAGAACAAGTTAGAAAAGAGACGAAAGTTGGTTATATGAAAAGAGCCTACGAGGCAGCTAAGAAATATTCACCAACGATAGCCCAGGTTGTTGTAAGATACTGGGATTACGATCAAAATGTGCTAATTACCAACACAGAAGGCGTATTTGTGACAGACAACAGAGTACGCACAAGGCTGATGATTAACGCAGTTGCTGTAAAAGATGGGCAGATGGAATCCGGATTTTATGGACCAGGTGCTGCCATGGGACCAGAATTCTTGGAAAGAATCGATGTTGAACAAGCTGGTGTGAGGGCAGCAAGAATCGCAGTAAGAATGGTTGACGCTCAACCAGCACCTGCCGGAAAGATGACCGTCGTAATCTCGAACGAATTTGGCGGGGTTATTTTCCACGAAGCTGTCGGTCATGCGTTAGAAGCATCTTCTGTTGCGCGTGGAATGTCTGTTTTCGCTGGGAAACTTGGTCAGCAAGTGGCAGCGGAATGCGTCAGCGCTGTTGACGATGCAACAATTCCGAACGCATGGGGAAGCGCAAACATCGACGATGAAGGAACACCTACACAAAGAATTGTGCTAATCGAAAATGGGATTCTCAAAGGTTACATGATAGATAAACTCGGTTCAAGAAGGATGGGAATGCCTTCAACGGGAAGTGGAAGACGTCAAGACTACACATTCGCACCAACATCGAGAATGAGTAACACATTCATCCTTCCGGGTGATTATCATCCAGAAGAAATCATCGCCTCGGTAGAATATGGTCTGTACGCAAAGACGATGGGCGGAGGTTCTGTGAATCCGGCAACGGGAGAATTCAATTTCGCTGTAAACGAAGGATACTTAATAGAGAACGGAAAGATAACAAAACCAGTAAAGGGTGCCACATTGATAGGAAAAGGATACGAAATCATCCAGAAAATAGAGATGGTTGGAAACGATGTTGCAAGAGGTCAAGGTATGTGCGGTTCTTACAGTGGTTCAATACCAGCAGACGTTGGGCAACCGACGATAAAGGTTAGGGAAATCATCGTTGGGGGGCGAAATGCATGA